A part of Paenibacillus sp. 481 genomic DNA contains:
- a CDS encoding ethanolamine utilization protein — translation MNIKAQQRAALIQAVANEVLRRIGLEQTDESSLVERKRVLVLSEEPLPELENLLRPHVELSYYNETLRDCDLLIMPKLCMQLLVNLANGISAGPRERFVLTMLLKGRRVIAVEEGLYYRKYKSSAPVLLYKLYEKCADQLASYGIRLVKQSELLAVCLEDSRAEEAAHASTASQVTPHASAASQAASARASELCAACSSVNELAQDIVSPMAEVLTCRVVTEAEVKKYRLHNGSQIVIDRNSIITPLAQDYLRMQQMQVHRR, via the coding sequence ATGAACATAAAAGCTCAACAGCGAGCAGCACTTATTCAAGCGGTGGCAAATGAGGTTCTGCGCAGGATAGGCCTGGAGCAGACGGATGAATCTTCGCTAGTGGAGAGGAAGCGAGTGCTCGTGCTGTCCGAGGAACCTTTACCGGAGCTGGAGAACTTGTTGCGTCCACATGTGGAATTGTCCTATTACAACGAGACGCTTAGAGATTGTGATCTGCTCATAATGCCGAAGCTGTGCATGCAGTTGCTCGTTAACCTAGCAAATGGGATCAGTGCAGGCCCACGTGAACGATTTGTGCTGACGATGTTGTTAAAGGGAAGACGGGTTATTGCTGTTGAAGAGGGGCTGTATTATCGCAAATACAAGTCTTCGGCACCTGTTCTATTGTACAAGCTGTATGAAAAATGTGCTGATCAGCTGGCTAGTTATGGTATTCGGCTAGTGAAACAGTCGGAGCTGCTGGCGGTGTGTCTGGAGGATAGCCGTGCAGAGGAAGCGGCGCATGCGTCAACAGCGTCGCAGGTAACGCCGCATGCGTCAGCAGCGTCGCAGGCAGCGTCAGCGCGAGCGTCTGAGCTTTGTGCCGCGTGTTCGTCTGTTAACGAGCTTGCACAAGATATCGTATCCCCCATGGCGGAAGTACTGACTTGTAGAGTCGTTACGGAAGCAGAAGTGAAAAAGTACCGCTTGCACAACGGTAGTCAAATCGTCATCGATCGCAACAGTATTATTACGCCGCTCGCACAGGATTATTTGCGTATGCAGCAGATGCAGGTACACAGAAGGTAA
- a CDS encoding cobalamin adenosyltransferase, translating into MAVITESELRKYFRNQNLKEVAVYETVKGTILTPSAKSFLTDHQIELRYVQVAEQLTVQSTVQLAVQASVQASQAPQVSDTDSERLLPKKEVKLQITTNLDTEQASAGKKRFRTLYGGFLETKPEHMTHLYGNMLVFKDHPRILFRGKLDSLETKLLEAQISCHKLHMTKLVNDLEEILQFVRRIVRCEVLSESIEEFNLLGMTPKELREQSHFPKKYFGLEHFQPSFDMGEAVVVINALRTMTRETELLAYQAFKKDHGEAEREDIIRTLNRLSSLFWIIMFRIRVGQYNS; encoded by the coding sequence ATGGCTGTAATTACGGAAAGCGAACTGCGCAAATATTTTCGAAATCAAAATTTGAAAGAGGTTGCGGTATACGAGACGGTGAAGGGGACGATTTTGACGCCTTCAGCAAAGAGCTTCTTGACCGACCATCAGATTGAACTTCGATACGTGCAAGTTGCTGAACAATTAACTGTGCAATCAACTGTGCAATTAGCTGTACAAGCTTCTGTGCAAGCGTCTCAAGCGCCTCAAGTGTCCGATACGGATTCGGAAAGACTGCTGCCGAAGAAGGAAGTTAAGCTGCAAATCACCACCAACTTGGACACGGAACAAGCATCCGCAGGCAAAAAGCGTTTTCGCACGCTGTATGGCGGATTTTTGGAAACCAAGCCAGAGCATATGACTCATTTGTATGGCAACATGCTCGTGTTCAAAGACCATCCGCGGATATTATTCCGTGGCAAGCTGGATTCATTAGAAACGAAATTACTGGAAGCACAAATTAGCTGTCACAAGCTACACATGACCAAATTGGTCAATGATTTGGAAGAAATTTTGCAATTTGTACGACGAATCGTACGCTGTGAAGTGTTAAGTGAAAGTATTGAAGAGTTTAACTTGCTGGGGATGACGCCCAAGGAGCTGCGTGAGCAGTCTCATTTTCCTAAGAAGTATTTTGGATTGGAACATTTTCAACCGAGCTTTGATATGGGCGAAGCGGTTGTTGTGATAAATGCGCTGCGCACGATGACGAGGGAGACGGAGCTACTTGCTTATCAGGCCTTCAAAAAGGATCACGGTGAAGCAGAGCGTGAAGATATTATTCGAACACTGAATCGGCTGTCTTCGCTGTTCTGGATCATCATGTTCCGCATCCGCGTAGGACAGTACAACTCATGA
- the eutD gene encoding ethanolamine utilization phosphate acetyltransferase EutD has product MDNQFLESIVNEVIKRVQDETCIEIEASGKHVHLNRAAIDALFGEGYQLTKARDLSQPGQYACKERVTLIGPKGSLHNVVVLGPERKQSQVEISHTDAVVLGVPVPVRESGKLDGTPGIVIASGSNVMQLEQGLIAAQRHIHVKTEDAKKFNVDNGEIVQVKVYGKRPLIFDDVLIRVSDNYETYMHIDYDEANACGFAKGTKGKILKKGS; this is encoded by the coding sequence ATGGATAATCAATTCTTAGAGAGCATTGTAAATGAAGTCATTAAACGGGTACAGGATGAAACTTGCATCGAGATCGAAGCATCCGGTAAACATGTTCATTTAAATAGAGCAGCGATAGATGCATTGTTTGGCGAAGGTTATCAATTAACGAAAGCGCGTGATCTGTCCCAGCCCGGACAATATGCGTGCAAAGAGCGTGTTACGCTGATCGGTCCGAAAGGGTCATTGCATAATGTGGTTGTGCTCGGGCCGGAGCGCAAGCAATCGCAGGTGGAAATTTCACATACGGATGCGGTTGTGTTAGGTGTGCCAGTTCCGGTAAGAGAAAGCGGTAAATTGGACGGAACGCCAGGCATCGTGATCGCTTCCGGCAGCAATGTGATGCAGCTTGAGCAAGGACTAATTGCAGCACAGCGTCATATTCACGTCAAGACGGAAGATGCGAAGAAATTCAATGTGGACAACGGCGAGATTGTACAAGTAAAAGTGTACGGCAAGCGCCCGCTCATTTTTGATGATGTACTTATTCGAGTGAGCGATAACTATGAAACGTACATGCATATCGACTATGACGAGGCGAATGCGTGTGGCTTTGCGAAAGGCACGAAGGGGAAAATTTTGAAAAAGGGCAGCTAG
- a CDS encoding BMC domain-containing protein has product MSSAIGVIELRSISKGYETADRMLKTSPVTVHHLKPICPGKFLIIMSGDTADVQVALEAAKVEAGEYRISDFFLQGVHPDIEEGLKRRNASYPVDALGIVETSTVSSGIYALNEALKQCDIYLKKMNLGMAIGGKFLAVFTGSVSDVEQGMNVFVSAMDQKRIVHHSVLRSPSEEIKQQFR; this is encoded by the coding sequence ATGAGTAGCGCGATCGGGGTGATCGAGCTAAGAAGTATTAGCAAGGGATATGAAACAGCCGACCGCATGCTAAAAACCTCTCCGGTAACCGTTCATCATCTGAAGCCGATTTGTCCAGGTAAATTTCTCATTATTATGAGCGGTGATACGGCGGATGTGCAGGTCGCACTGGAAGCTGCCAAGGTGGAAGCTGGTGAATACCGCATTAGCGACTTTTTCCTGCAAGGTGTTCATCCTGACATTGAAGAAGGGCTGAAGCGTCGCAACGCTTCTTATCCTGTAGACGCCCTCGGCATTGTGGAAACGTCGACGGTATCATCCGGCATTTATGCATTAAACGAAGCTTTGAAGCAGTGCGATATTTATTTGAAAAAAATGAATCTCGGCATGGCGATTGGCGGCAAATTTCTCGCCGTATTTACGGGAAGTGTCAGTGATGTGGAGCAGGGAATGAACGTATTTGTTTCCGCGATGGATCAAAAACGGATCGTTCATCATTCGGTGCTGCGTTCTCCAAGTGAAGAGATCAAACAGCAGTTCCGCTAA
- the eutH gene encoding ethanolamine utilization protein EutH → MEINEIIIYGMVLFMILGALDKAIGNKFGLGHQFDEGIMAMGSLTLAMVGIISLSPVLAKLLSPIVVPLYSALGADPAMFATTLLANDMGGFSLAMELAQTPEAGLFAGTILGAMLGPTIVFIIPVALGIIKKEDHKYLATGVLAGIVTIPLGCLVGGLVAGYSLGMIMSNLVPIILFAVLIVLGLWKFPQGMIKGFTVFGQFIVIVATLGLAAGITQQLTGITIIPGLAPIEEGIQIVGHISIVLAGAFAMVFVITKLFNKPLMKMGKLLGMNEVAAAGMVATLANVIPMFGMMKDMDARGKVINVAFAVSAAFVFGDHLGFTAGVAKEMIFPMIVGKLVGGITAIFVAVYLAKKMAPEPAPASAEVRTESA, encoded by the coding sequence ATGGAAATTAACGAAATTATTATTTACGGCATGGTACTATTTATGATTCTTGGTGCGCTTGATAAAGCAATTGGCAACAAATTCGGCCTAGGGCATCAATTCGATGAAGGGATCATGGCAATGGGCTCGCTTACGTTGGCTATGGTCGGTATTATCTCGCTTTCGCCAGTCTTGGCTAAGTTGTTAAGCCCGATTGTCGTACCGTTATACAGTGCGCTGGGCGCAGATCCTGCCATGTTTGCGACTACGCTACTAGCGAACGATATGGGGGGATTCTCCCTCGCGATGGAGTTAGCGCAAACACCTGAAGCAGGCTTGTTTGCTGGTACGATTCTAGGTGCTATGCTTGGCCCAACAATCGTATTTATCATTCCAGTTGCACTTGGCATTATTAAAAAGGAAGACCATAAGTATTTAGCTACGGGTGTCTTGGCTGGTATCGTCACGATTCCACTCGGATGCTTGGTTGGTGGCTTAGTCGCAGGCTACTCGCTGGGGATGATTATGTCCAATCTGGTGCCGATCATCTTGTTCGCTGTCCTTATCGTGCTCGGGTTGTGGAAGTTCCCACAAGGTATGATTAAGGGCTTCACGGTGTTCGGACAGTTTATCGTTATCGTGGCGACACTCGGACTGGCAGCTGGCATTACGCAGCAGCTTACAGGGATTACAATTATTCCTGGCCTCGCTCCGATTGAGGAAGGCATCCAAATCGTAGGCCATATTTCCATTGTGTTGGCAGGTGCCTTTGCGATGGTATTTGTCATTACGAAGCTGTTCAACAAGCCGCTTATGAAAATGGGCAAACTGCTTGGCATGAACGAAGTTGCGGCAGCGGGTATGGTAGCTACGCTTGCGAACGTCATCCCGATGTTCGGGATGATGAAAGACATGGACGCGCGCGGCAAAGTGATTAACGTTGCGTTTGCGGTGTCTGCCGCATTCGTGTTTGGCGATCACCTCGGCTTTACGGCTGGGGTGGCGAAAGAGATGATTTTCCCGATGATCGTCGGGAAGCTGGTAGGCGGAATTACAGCGATCTTCGTTGCGGTTTATTTAGCGAAAAAGATGGCTCCAGAACCTGCTCCGGCTTCCGCAGAAGTGCGCACAGAATCTGCATAG
- a CDS encoding BMC domain-containing protein — MANANALGMVETKGLVGAIEAADAMVKAANVTLIGKEQIGAGLVTVMVRGDVGAVKAATDAGAAAAERVGELLSVHVIPRPHSEVDAILPKTKITE; from the coding sequence ATGGCAAACGCAAACGCATTGGGAATGGTTGAAACTAAAGGTTTGGTAGGTGCAATTGAAGCAGCAGACGCAATGGTGAAAGCAGCTAACGTAACGTTGATTGGTAAAGAGCAAATCGGTGCAGGTCTTGTTACAGTAATGGTTCGCGGTGATGTTGGTGCAGTTAAGGCAGCAACAGATGCAGGTGCAGCAGCAGCTGAGCGTGTAGGAGAATTGTTGTCCGTACATGTTATTCCAAGACCACATTCCGAAGTGGACGCGATTCTTCCAAAGACGAAAATTACAGAGTAA
- a CDS encoding EutN/CcmL family microcompartment protein — translation MIVGKVVGSLWATRKDNKLNGLTFLMVKPYSHDDARVQHEYIVAADNAGAGVGDNVLVTTGSAARTSLANADIPVDAVIVGIIDSIEVTDE, via the coding sequence ATGATTGTCGGAAAAGTAGTGGGCAGCCTTTGGGCTACTCGCAAAGATAATAAGCTAAATGGACTGACCTTTTTGATGGTTAAGCCGTATTCGCATGACGATGCACGGGTTCAACACGAGTATATCGTGGCTGCAGATAATGCGGGAGCGGGGGTTGGCGACAACGTGCTCGTGACGACAGGAAGTGCTGCCCGCACTTCGCTTGCGAATGCGGATATTCCGGTTGATGCCGTTATCGTCGGAATCATCGATTCGATCGAGGTAACCGATGAGTAG
- a CDS encoding LamG domain-containing protein, translated as MKKYRSFKMGIIVLFISMLFTSSVAASSQMIYEYDVNGNLLNQKNVKLSDIGTAPNSKKTFSGHEKQHILAKNLNVAENGRTTVQFWMYWTGQDNMMPFSWHSGYTLWIKGNVLGFNSGVADIYGFNAQQLQNKWVRITAIFNNGDITKSELYVNGERQPLQHYGNTLSRLKYVSDNATISGWSVNDDYKFKGQLADLKIWNRALNGTEINSSGVVVQPVAMDHLVGHWKWSDAPNSSFKLKGTQRLELNKLNVNTAAGAKSTVQFWMKWNGQDSEMPFSWGDMYTLYIQGNRFGFNTGVGDMYGVQSGDLSNRWVHVTAIFTNGDPYLNELYLNGVKQTLSKNGGAQQRNVTNKAFISGWGHDDHYKFNGEMADLKIWNRALNEIEIQSEMYKTTLNAAKDLVYSSLE; from the coding sequence ATGAAAAAATATCGTTCTTTTAAAATGGGGATTATCGTTTTATTTATAAGTATGTTGTTTACAAGTTCCGTTGCTGCTAGTAGTCAGATGATATATGAGTATGATGTGAACGGGAATCTATTGAATCAGAAAAATGTGAAGTTATCGGATATCGGAACTGCTCCAAATAGTAAAAAGACGTTTTCGGGTCATGAAAAGCAACACATACTCGCTAAAAACCTTAATGTAGCTGAAAATGGACGAACGACGGTTCAGTTTTGGATGTACTGGACAGGTCAAGATAATATGATGCCCTTTTCGTGGCATTCGGGATATACCCTTTGGATAAAGGGCAATGTACTGGGCTTTAATAGTGGAGTTGCAGATATTTATGGGTTCAACGCGCAGCAGTTACAAAATAAATGGGTGCGTATTACGGCCATTTTTAATAACGGAGACATTACCAAAAGTGAACTTTATGTGAATGGTGAGCGCCAACCTTTGCAGCACTATGGCAATACGTTGTCGCGGCTAAAGTATGTTTCGGACAATGCTACGATTTCGGGATGGTCTGTCAATGATGACTACAAGTTTAAAGGCCAGCTTGCCGACTTGAAAATTTGGAATCGTGCTTTAAATGGAACTGAAATTAATAGCAGTGGAGTAGTTGTACAACCTGTAGCCATGGATCATTTAGTGGGGCACTGGAAATGGAGTGATGCACCGAACAGTTCTTTTAAGCTAAAGGGAACACAGCGTCTAGAATTAAACAAACTTAATGTGAATACAGCTGCGGGGGCCAAATCAACGGTTCAATTTTGGATGAAATGGAACGGTCAGGATTCAGAAATGCCTTTTAGTTGGGGGGATATGTATACACTATACATTCAGGGGAATAGATTTGGGTTCAATACAGGCGTTGGGGATATGTATGGGGTCCAGTCTGGTGATTTGTCCAATCGTTGGGTGCACGTGACAGCTATTTTTACGAACGGAGATCCTTATCTGAACGAACTCTATCTGAATGGTGTGAAACAAACTCTTTCTAAGAATGGAGGAGCGCAACAGCGTAATGTTACGAATAAAGCGTTCATTTCGGGTTGGGGCCATGATGATCACTATAAATTCAATGGGGAAATGGCAGATTTGAAGATTTGGAACAGAGCGTTGAATGAGATAGAAATTCAGAGTGAAATGTACAAAACAACGCTGAATGCTGCAAAGGATTTAGTGTATAGCTCATTAGAGTAA